Proteins co-encoded in one Sinobacterium norvegicum genomic window:
- a CDS encoding LysR family transcriptional regulator: MPKLKHLDLNLFRIFISVYRTRSFTRSAEELDLTQSSVSNAIGRLKRSLNSELFYREGRTTKATKVADELFAQLASSIIDIERVVNSLEAFDPKTSARTFIVYAYDSAIHMALPQIKQAIADTNIDIVFKQLPADDQQVYHDIENETVDLLLDIFVPPQPSLNNLKIHSSDMCCLVRKNHPRITDSISIEQFEAEQHVLLSHRRFNLTLADYFILQRLDARPTYCEHSSEFSILATVSECDAIAILPRGLVEKHQDKFGVRAIDIPYKTRPIELNMIWAKKFDQAPAHRWLRETIENVAKLI; the protein is encoded by the coding sequence ATGCCAAAGCTCAAGCATTTAGACCTCAATTTATTCCGAATATTCATCTCGGTCTACCGCACCCGATCCTTTACCCGCTCGGCGGAAGAACTGGACCTGACCCAGTCCTCGGTCAGCAATGCCATTGGCCGGCTCAAACGCAGCCTCAACAGCGAGCTGTTCTATCGTGAGGGCCGCACAACGAAAGCCACCAAGGTAGCCGATGAGTTATTTGCCCAGCTGGCCAGCTCGATTATTGATATAGAGAGAGTGGTCAACAGCCTAGAAGCGTTCGATCCGAAAACATCGGCCAGAACCTTTATTGTCTATGCCTATGACTCTGCTATTCACATGGCACTGCCGCAGATTAAACAGGCCATTGCCGACACCAATATCGACATCGTGTTCAAGCAACTGCCCGCCGACGATCAGCAGGTTTATCATGATATAGAAAATGAGACGGTCGATTTGCTGCTCGATATTTTCGTACCACCGCAGCCCTCCCTCAACAATCTAAAAATACACTCCAGTGATATGTGCTGTCTGGTGAGAAAGAATCACCCGCGTATTACAGACTCCATCTCTATCGAGCAATTTGAAGCCGAGCAGCATGTACTGCTGAGTCATCGACGCTTTAATCTAACGTTAGCTGATTATTTTATTTTACAGCGACTAGATGCCCGCCCCACCTACTGTGAACACTCGTCAGAATTTAGCATTTTAGCCACGGTCTCCGAGTGTGACGCCATCGCCATCCTGCCTCGTGGACTGGTCGAGAAGCATCAAGATAAGTTTGGTGTTCGCGCCATCGACATCCCCTACAAGACCCGGCCTATTGAGCTGAATATGATTTGGGCCAAGAAGTTCGACCAAGCACCAGCGCATCGATGGCTGAGAGAGACAATAGAAAATGTCGCAAAATTGATCTAG
- a CDS encoding alkyl/aryl-sulfatase, with the protein MKLTYIMTYLALALAATAFADEAVVLDYQGKPATAATIAQNKAFAVDLNWQDVTAFENAKKGLIAPFDQNTADLMRNDYLFINQTMPDSINPSLYRQATLNMAAEGLYQVREGVYQVRGADLSNMTLIRSDNGWIVLDVLLTREAAKASLEFALANMPEGGEAPVVAMIYSHSHGDHFGGSRGVTDLFPDIDIYAPVGMTEEVISENLLAGNAMSRRTVYQYGSGLQAHPHGIVDAALGKALSEGSIDYALPTQLFNQQQRQESHTIDGVELIALDVPGAEAPAETVLYFPAMKMLWTAELTFHGMHNIYTLRGAKVRDALAWSKYINEMLVFWGDEAETLIASHSSPIWGGQNIRDFLTLQRDNYGFVHNQAMRLANNGVVIQDIGEALEALVPATIKQSWATNGYHGSYSHNAKAVYNRYLGYFDMNPANLNPLPTLPEALKYVEYMGGSHHILKRAQQDYTAGEYRFVSTVLNHLVTAEPGNIAARELLADSYEQLGYQAETAGWRNIYLTGALELREGIQHTALKPPSKDVMAELTFAELFDLLAVRVDSNEAEEIGFVNFNVIDPSNGVITYVELSNANLNNIVVAEARPAQATLTISSKNFVDFMIGERGITGLIFSGDASVDGNPLAILKVLSTLVEPDPYFAIVPSQ; encoded by the coding sequence ATGAAATTGACATACATTATGACTTATTTGGCTCTGGCCCTGGCTGCCACAGCCTTTGCGGATGAGGCGGTGGTCTTGGATTATCAGGGCAAACCGGCCACGGCCGCGACTATTGCGCAGAATAAGGCGTTTGCTGTCGACCTTAATTGGCAGGACGTGACGGCGTTTGAGAATGCTAAAAAAGGCTTGATCGCCCCCTTCGATCAGAACACGGCCGATTTAATGCGCAACGATTACCTGTTCATTAATCAGACCATGCCCGATTCAATCAACCCGTCGCTATACCGGCAGGCAACATTGAATATGGCGGCCGAGGGTCTGTATCAGGTTAGGGAGGGTGTCTATCAGGTGCGGGGCGCCGATCTGTCTAATATGACGCTGATTCGCAGTGATAACGGCTGGATTGTGCTCGATGTTTTACTCACCCGTGAAGCCGCCAAGGCCTCGTTAGAGTTCGCCCTGGCGAATATGCCAGAGGGTGGTGAGGCGCCGGTGGTGGCGATGATTTACTCGCACTCCCACGGCGACCATTTCGGTGGCTCACGGGGGGTTACCGATCTGTTCCCCGATATTGATATTTACGCTCCGGTGGGCATGACCGAAGAAGTCATCAGCGAAAACCTGCTCGCTGGCAATGCCATGTCACGACGCACCGTCTATCAGTACGGCTCAGGCTTGCAGGCACATCCCCACGGCATTGTCGATGCGGCCTTGGGTAAGGCCTTGTCAGAAGGCAGTATCGACTATGCCCTGCCGACTCAATTGTTTAATCAGCAGCAGCGCCAGGAGAGTCATACCATTGACGGCGTTGAGCTGATTGCCCTCGATGTGCCGGGTGCCGAGGCACCGGCTGAAACCGTACTGTACTTCCCCGCCATGAAAATGCTGTGGACGGCGGAGTTAACCTTTCACGGCATGCACAATATCTATACCTTGCGCGGCGCCAAGGTACGCGATGCGCTGGCTTGGTCCAAGTATATTAACGAGATGTTGGTGTTTTGGGGGGATGAGGCGGAAACCTTGATCGCCTCCCACTCCTCGCCAATTTGGGGCGGGCAGAATATTCGAGACTTCTTGACCCTGCAGCGTGATAACTATGGCTTTGTTCATAACCAGGCAATGCGCCTGGCCAATAATGGCGTAGTGATTCAGGACATCGGTGAGGCGTTAGAGGCGCTGGTGCCGGCGACGATTAAGCAGTCATGGGCCACCAATGGCTACCATGGCAGTTATAGCCATAACGCCAAGGCGGTTTACAACCGCTACCTCGGCTATTTCGATATGAACCCGGCCAATCTTAATCCGTTACCAACCCTGCCAGAGGCCTTGAAATATGTTGAATACATGGGCGGCAGCCACCACATACTGAAGCGCGCTCAGCAGGACTATACCGCTGGAGAGTATCGTTTTGTTTCGACAGTGCTCAATCATCTCGTGACTGCGGAGCCTGGCAACATAGCAGCCCGCGAGTTGTTAGCCGATAGCTATGAACAGCTAGGCTATCAGGCGGAAACAGCCGGTTGGCGCAATATCTACTTAACCGGTGCGCTGGAGTTGCGAGAGGGCATACAGCACACGGCGCTCAAGCCGCCCTCGAAGGATGTAATGGCCGAGCTAACCTTTGCTGAGTTGTTTGATCTGTTGGCGGTGCGTGTGGATAGCAACGAGGCCGAAGAGATTGGCTTTGTAAACTTTAATGTGATCGACCCAAGTAACGGCGTGATTACCTATGTTGAACTCAGTAATGCCAATTTAAATAATATTGTGGTCGCCGAGGCGCGTCCTGCGCAGGCCACGTTAACCATTAGCAGTAAAAACTTTGTCGATTTTATGATCGGCGAACGCGGCATTACCGGTTTGATTTTTAGTGGTGATGCCAGCGTCGATGGCAATCCATTAGCGATATTAAAGGTGCTGTCGACGTTGGTCGAGCCAGATCCTTATTTCGCCATTGTGCCGTCTCAATAA